The following are encoded together in the Manduca sexta isolate Smith_Timp_Sample1 chromosome 22, JHU_Msex_v1.0, whole genome shotgun sequence genome:
- the LOC115453701 gene encoding DNA repair protein complementing XP-C cells homolog, which yields MPTTRKKVIKTVYKDDDNSDDGVGDFSDSGSEAHISDETDSEDEEEIEQISDDDFVENKIKKKRSKPVATKKPISLKNLISKVNKQSPEDSGDVLISIKDLTEEDKLLPAILNLSESDSSDDEITNKPAKKIPPTAVPSTSAAPRIDPESDQEIDAVYKDVWSNNVQDNSEDIAKKAFMELQQHNSKIEETKASIENYISKQSGAETNVKDLLALGEEVLPVEKPVKKKSRIKKTKVDSDSEAEDWEEVKESKSIPQQGLQLFVEFPDGGCKKKKAVDVEMMMKRKLNRVKKEYQVYMHKVHVLCWLGHGNYVSRVLNNQEIMSAALSLVPSKECYPGERVDLKYIEQITSWFKDKLTLKQDPNEDKFKPKAPPLIEILLSQIKRKVATSKKYMVFIFVALLRALGLQCRVIFNFVTLPLKPPTSELCSLSTKPTEKKKDDKSKENTVSNKKKATSATSKTKSKEKVAQLDGSCDIDLLEVFKNIIQLDGSNDDLTPKSRSLRSTRANKGKTNDYSNENEGISPPKKIKRNPVRFDNDKDTTKPVGVKLPQRGTRNLQNKDKPNDINTYHDLKKDLLPDKALNPKENNLPGKKTQLSKTNSRNNKAGNTANTQNTVESLKKSSDDSEKQIELKPPKITVTNESNAKVSSIYFEGQTNAKTSSRLRLSRKRTHSADSNNSQIETKVNNTHTNKAAKLRTKSAPGTALQVTKSPKALRNNVRQTKTQETSSSQQRINHRDLMKSKTKAKNDVTGELIDIITNSIKQETPQFKKGIGKSKLKIATSEPEDSDSDDNFKPTKLSPKPSTSKVIDRRVISSDEDTCKKKTDVWCEIFVEELEQWICVDIIAGKIHDSGFLYNRSTHPVCYVVGWDNNNYLKDLTRRYVPHWNTVTRKLRAEQPWWNKSLQPWLGPKTARDREEDEFLDKQQLDAPLPKSIAEYKNHPLYALKRHLLKFEAIYPPEAASLGFVRGEPVYARDCVYVCRSRDTWLKEAKVVRLGEKPYKVVKARPKWDKSSNKLITDKPLEVFGPWQVQDYEPPVAENGIVPRNAYGNVELFKQCMLPKGTVHIKLPGLNKVARKLNIDCAPAMTGFEFNGGWSHPVYDGFVVCKEFEEVITEAWVADQEEQEKREREKTDARVYGNWKKLIKGLLIRERIKNKYGFENPSTSQANKNKTKTPRFVAKKK from the exons ATGCCCACTACTCGAAAAAAGGTGATAAAAACAGTCTATAAAGACGACGATAATAGCGACGATGGTGTGGGTGACTTTAGCGATTCCGGCTCTGAGGCACACATTTCAGACGAAACAGACTCAGAGGATGAAGAAGAAATTGAACAAATATCAGATGACGACTTtgtcgaaaataaaataaaaaagaaaagatcaAAACCGGTGGCGACCAAGAAACCCATTTCTTTGAAGAATCTCATTagtaaagtaaacaaacaatcACCTGAGGACAGTGGTGATGTTTTGATTTCAATTAAAGACCTCACTGAGGAGGATAAACTGCTACCTGCGATTCTTAATTTATCAGAAAGCG atagcAGTGATGATGAAATTACAAATAAGCCAGCAAAGAAAATTCCTCCAACTGCTGTTCCGTCAACAAGCGCTGCACCAAGAATAGATCCTGAAAGTGATCAAGAAATTGATGCTGTATATAAAGAT GTATGGTCAAATAATGTTCAAGATAACAGTGAAGACATTGCCAAAAAAGCTTTTATGGAACTACAACAACACAACTCAAAGATTGAGGAAACAAAAGCctcaatagaaaattatataagtaaacaaAGCGGAGCGGAAACCAATGTAAAAGATTTGTTAGCTTTAGGTGAAGAGGTCTTACCAGTGGAAAAACCTGTAAAGAAGaaaagtagaataaaaaaaacaaaagtggaTAGTGATTCTGAAGCAGAAGATTGGGAGGAGGTAAaag AATCAAAAAGTATACCCCAACAAGGATTACAACTATTTGTTGAATTCCCTGATGGTGGATGCAAAAAGAAAAAAGCTGTTGATGTGGAGATGATGATGAAACGGAAGCTTAATAGAGTTAAGAAAGAATATCAAGTTTACATGCACAAAGTACATGTTTTGTGCTGGTTAGGGCATGGTAATTATGTCAGTCGTGTTTTAAATAATCAGGAAATAATGTCAGCTGCACTTTCATTAGTGCCATCTAAAGAATGTTACCCTGGGGAAAGAGTTGATCTGAAATACATAGAACAAATAACATCTTGGTTCAAAGATAAATTAACCTTGAAACAAGACCCAAACGAAGATAAATTCAAGCCTAAAGCTCCACCTCTCATAGAAATATTACTATCACAAATAAAACGCAAAGTAGCTACTTCAAAGAAGTACatggtatttatatttgttgcattGTTGCGAGCTCTTGGCTTACAATGTcgagttatatttaatttcgttacTTTACCTCTGAAGCCACCTACGTCTGAATTATGTTCGCTTTCTACAAAGCCTACAGAAAAGAAAAAAGACGATAAGTCGAAAGAAAACACtgtatcaaataaaaagaaGGCAACAAGTGCTACTTCTAAGACAAAATCTAAAGAAAAAGTTGCACAATTGGATGGTAGTTGCGATATAGATCTGCTTGaagtttttaagaatattattcaACTGGATGGCAGTAATGATGATTTAACTCCTAAATCCAGATCCTTAAGATCAACACGAGCCAACAAAGGCAAAACTAATGACTATTCTAATGAAAATGAAGGTATTTCACcaccaaaaaaaattaagagaaatCCTGTTAGGTTTGATAACGATAAAGACACAACAAAACCTGTTGGTGTTAAATTACCTCAAAGAGGAACAAGAAATCTCCAAAATAAGGATAAACCAAATGATATTAACACATATCATGACCTAAAAAAAGATTTGCTGCCTGACAAAGCTTTAAATCCCAAAGAAAACAATTTGCCAGGGAAAAAAACGCAGCTGAGCAAAACCAACAGCAGAAACAATAAAGCAGGCAATACTGCAAATACACAAAATACTGTAGAATCACTTAAAAAATCATCTGATGATTCAGAAAAACAGATTGAATTGAAGCCACCTAAAATCACTGTCACAAATGAAAGTAATGCAAAAGTTTCCAGCATATATTTTGAAGGTCAAACAAATGCCAAAACCAGCAGTAGACTTAGATTATCAAGAAAACGCACTCATTCAGCTGATTCTAACAACTCGCAAATAGAAACTAAGGTAAATAATACTCATACAAATAAGGCAGCTAAACTAAGAACGAAAAGTGCTCCTGGTACTGCTCTACAAGTAACCAAAAGCCCCAAAGCACTAAGAAATAATGTTCGACAAACTAAAACACAAGAAACTTCTTCATCACAACAACGAATCAATCATAGAGATCTTATGAAATccaaaacaaaagccaaaaaTGATGTAACTGGTGAGCTGATTGACATCATCACAAACAGCATAAAACAGGAGACTCCACAGTTTAAAAAAGGAATCGGGAAAA gtaaattaaaaatagcaacaTCTGAACCTGAAGATTCAGATAGTGATGATAATTTTAAGCCAACAAAATTAAGCCCAAAACCCTCTACCAGCAAAGTTATTGACCGCAGAGTTATTTCATCTGATGAAGATACATGCAAAAAGAAAACTGATGTGTGGTGTGAAATTTTTGTGGAAGAATTGGAACAGTGGATTTGTGTAGATATAATCGCTGGGAAGATTCATGACTCTGGTTTCCTCTAT AACCGCAGCACGCACCCTGTTTGCTATGTTGTGGGCTGGGATAACAATAATTACTTGAAAGATTTAACTCGAAGGTATGTGCCGCATTGGAACACAGTAACTCGAAAACTTCGTGCGGAGCAGCCATGGTGGAACAAGTCTCTACAACCTTGGTTAGGTCCTAAAACCGCCAGAGACAGAGAAGAGGATGAGTTTTTAGACAAACAGCAGTTGGACGCACCACTACCCAAAAGCATTGCaga ATATAAAAATCATCCGCTATACGCACTAAAGCGACATCTATTGAAATTTGAAGCAATATACCCTCCAGAAGCAGCTTCATTGGGGTTTGTACGCGGGGAGCCAGTTTACGCCAGAgactgtgtgtatgtgtgtaggTCGCGAGACACTTGGTTGAAGGAAGCAAAAGTAGTACGACTCGGAGAAAAACCTTACAAAGTAGTGAAAGCTCGCCCTAAATGGGATAAG agcTCCAATAAACTAATAACTGACAAACCTTTAGAAGTGTTTGGGCCATGGCAAGTACAAGATTATGAACCACCCGTGGCTGAGAATGGAATAGTTCCTCGTAATGCGTATGGAAATGTTGAGTTATTCAAGCAATGCATGTTACCTAAAGGCACTGTGcatattaaat